From a region of the Geothrix sp. 21YS21S-2 genome:
- a CDS encoding response regulator, with amino-acid sequence MTQPLILIIEDEAPLRRFLVPTLSTQGYQVDVASTGAEGILLARSYNPDIILLDLGLPDRDGLEVLRELRDWSRKPILIISARNQETDKVRALDLGADDYLTKPFGAAELLARIRVALRHAAGSGRETPLLRVGSLCLDLEKREVAMDAVPVKLTPLEYRLLEALARRAGKVVTHAQLLNDVWGPTGEGQTHYLRIYMGTLRRKIEPDPTRPRYLLTEPSIGYRLNVD; translated from the coding sequence GTGACGCAGCCCCTGATCCTGATCATCGAGGACGAGGCGCCCCTGCGGCGCTTCCTGGTGCCCACCCTCTCCACCCAGGGCTACCAGGTGGATGTGGCCTCCACCGGGGCCGAGGGCATCCTCCTGGCGCGCAGCTACAACCCGGACATCATCCTGCTGGATCTGGGCCTGCCCGACCGGGACGGGCTGGAGGTGCTGAGGGAACTGCGCGACTGGAGCCGCAAGCCCATCCTGATCATCTCGGCGCGCAACCAGGAGACGGACAAGGTCCGCGCCCTGGACCTGGGGGCGGACGACTACCTCACCAAGCCGTTCGGCGCCGCCGAGCTGCTGGCGCGCATCCGCGTCGCCCTTCGGCACGCCGCCGGGTCCGGGCGGGAGACGCCGCTCCTTCGGGTCGGGTCCCTGTGCCTGGACCTGGAGAAGCGGGAGGTGGCCATGGACGCCGTGCCGGTCAAGCTGACGCCGCTGGAGTACCGGCTCCTGGAGGCCCTCGCCCGCCGGGCCGGGAAGGTGGTCACCCACGCCCAGCTCCTCAACGACGTGTGGGGCCCCACCGGGGAGGGCCAGACGCACTACCTGCGGATCTACATGGGGACGCTCCGCCGGAAGATCGAACCCGATCCGACCCGGCCGCGGTACCTCCTCACGGAGCCCAGCATCGGCTACCGATTGAACGTGGACTAG
- a CDS encoding DMT family transporter has protein sequence MALAPLVLMSALLHALWNALLKKASDIEAASGGILAISFLATAAICPFLPGRAFPSGTSLAWGLGAGAFEGLYFLALARALRTSPLGWSYTWMRGGSLLLVWPVSVLLLGESLRLSSALAVGTVGAGLAFMGLAPGRGAGRGSLAWAASVGAAIAGYTLCYKFSLARGAQAIPLYATSMAVSLPIQILARGFPRPDFVSSQRALVLGAGLLCTASFLLYLEALALGGAGLVATLRNTSVVFAVVFSRALGERPTFRQWAGACLVAAGAAGLAWP, from the coding sequence ATGGCGCTGGCGCCCCTGGTCCTGATGTCGGCCCTGCTCCACGCCCTTTGGAACGCCCTCCTGAAGAAGGCCTCCGACATCGAGGCCGCCTCCGGGGGCATCCTGGCCATCTCGTTCCTGGCCACGGCGGCCATCTGCCCCTTCCTTCCGGGGCGGGCCTTCCCTTCCGGCACGTCCCTGGCCTGGGGCCTGGGGGCGGGGGCCTTCGAGGGGCTGTATTTCCTCGCCCTGGCCAGGGCCCTCAGGACCTCCCCCCTGGGCTGGAGCTACACCTGGATGCGCGGAGGCTCCCTCCTGCTGGTGTGGCCCGTCTCGGTCCTCCTCCTGGGCGAGTCCCTCCGGCTCTCCTCCGCCCTGGCGGTGGGGACGGTGGGCGCGGGCCTGGCCTTCATGGGCCTCGCCCCCGGCCGGGGCGCCGGCCGCGGCAGCCTGGCCTGGGCCGCCTCTGTGGGCGCGGCCATCGCCGGCTACACCCTCTGCTACAAGTTCAGCCTCGCCCGGGGGGCGCAGGCCATCCCACTCTACGCGACCTCCATGGCCGTGAGCCTTCCCATCCAGATCCTGGCGCGGGGCTTCCCGCGCCCGGACTTCGTTTCCTCCCAGCGGGCCCTGGTGCTGGGGGCCGGCCTGCTGTGCACCGCCAGCTTCCTGCTCTACCTCGAGGCCCTGGCCCTGGGCGGCGCGGGCCTCGTGGCCACCCTGCGCAACACCTCGGTGGTCTTCGCGGTGGTCTTCTCCAGGGCCCTGGGGGAGCGCCCCACCTTCCGGCAGTGGGCCGGTGCCTGCCTCGTGGCCGCGGGGGCCGCGGGCCTGGCCTGGCCCTGA
- a CDS encoding heavy metal translocating P-type ATPase: MKAHCDLCLSPIAETRTVRHLEGGTLEFCCPGCATVFEILGPEEARRMGPRFKGEAGADAALPPGPYLELWLKIDGIACAACAPLVEGILQARPGVVKATVETVSEVAQVLYAPGRVSKEAIAAHCARHGFPAHEQSPLDPEDERDAGVHGPLRLVLAIVLGANAMMNAMVMYAAFAHDTGARWLADLVFMERIYDPDPLPMTVRDAFTLTTGLAALPVLLYCGWPIMVTGWRRIRLGSPNTDSLVGFGALLAFAVSLYSALALHTHHVYFDTASMLVSLLVVGRAIEGGARRKARRAVAGLLQLSAPSAEVLVEGAWRETALDAVAQGDRVRVRQGSRIPVDGRVVEGGGWADTSSLTGEQMPVALAPGSQAFAGTLLSSGTVEMEAMAVGAGTRLAQIVQRVRRTLAARAPIQLLADRIAAVFMPVVIALSLLAGFVAYARAATAAQALMAGVAVLVVACPCALGLATPMVLVAAVAECARRGILLKGGDVLEKAPGIKALVLDKTGTLTTGRLDFTGVRLAAPEGEALALAAALEEIAVHPLAERIFREGATRALAGGPALPRVENRVNHPGLGVSGTLDGEPVLVGRPSWLRAQGVAAPEAWWAGDGLEGSLVMVARDGACLALWGLGDSLRPEAPAAVAALRRMGIDCWLVSGDRLETCIKVAARVGIPEDRVVAGALPIEKGEKLAWIQQNIGPAAMAGDGVNDAVALSQADLGIAMGSGAGVALETAGLVLVHRDLRRIPEFLGLARLAMRRVRQNLGWAMVYNAMLVPLALTGHIHPILAATAMMASSISVVLNSARKLSLDSRPRDLETVA; the protein is encoded by the coding sequence GTGAAAGCCCACTGCGATCTCTGCCTCTCCCCCATCGCCGAGACCAGGACGGTGCGGCACCTGGAGGGCGGCACGCTGGAATTCTGCTGCCCCGGCTGCGCCACGGTCTTCGAGATCCTCGGCCCGGAGGAGGCCCGGCGTATGGGGCCCCGCTTCAAGGGCGAGGCGGGGGCGGACGCCGCCCTGCCCCCGGGCCCCTACCTGGAGCTCTGGCTCAAGATCGACGGCATCGCCTGCGCGGCCTGCGCCCCCCTGGTGGAGGGCATCCTCCAGGCCCGGCCCGGCGTCGTGAAGGCCACGGTGGAGACGGTCTCCGAAGTGGCCCAGGTGCTCTACGCGCCCGGCCGGGTATCCAAGGAAGCCATAGCCGCCCACTGCGCGCGCCACGGCTTCCCCGCCCACGAGCAGAGCCCCCTGGATCCCGAAGACGAGCGCGACGCCGGCGTCCACGGGCCGCTTCGGCTCGTCCTGGCCATCGTCCTGGGCGCCAACGCCATGATGAACGCCATGGTGATGTACGCCGCCTTCGCCCACGACACCGGGGCGCGCTGGCTGGCGGACCTGGTGTTCATGGAGCGCATCTACGACCCGGATCCCCTGCCGATGACGGTGCGGGACGCCTTCACCCTCACCACCGGCCTGGCCGCGCTGCCCGTCCTGCTCTACTGCGGCTGGCCCATCATGGTCACCGGATGGCGCCGGATCCGCCTGGGTTCCCCGAACACCGACAGCCTCGTGGGCTTCGGGGCCCTGCTGGCCTTCGCGGTGAGCCTCTACTCGGCCCTCGCGCTCCACACCCACCATGTGTATTTCGACACGGCCTCCATGCTGGTGTCGCTCCTGGTGGTGGGCCGCGCCATCGAGGGCGGCGCGCGGCGCAAGGCCCGCAGGGCCGTGGCCGGCCTCCTGCAGCTCTCCGCCCCCAGCGCCGAGGTGCTCGTGGAGGGCGCCTGGCGGGAGACGGCCCTGGACGCCGTGGCCCAAGGCGACCGGGTGCGGGTCCGGCAGGGGAGCCGGATCCCCGTGGACGGCCGGGTGGTGGAAGGCGGGGGCTGGGCCGACACGTCCTCCCTCACCGGCGAGCAGATGCCCGTGGCCCTCGCGCCGGGCTCCCAGGCCTTCGCGGGGACCCTCCTGTCCTCGGGCACCGTGGAAATGGAGGCGATGGCCGTGGGCGCCGGCACCCGTCTGGCCCAGATCGTCCAGCGCGTGCGGCGCACCCTGGCGGCCCGCGCCCCCATCCAGCTCCTGGCGGACCGCATCGCAGCCGTGTTCATGCCCGTGGTCATCGCCCTGTCGCTCCTGGCCGGGTTCGTGGCCTACGCCCGGGCCGCCACCGCCGCCCAGGCCCTCATGGCCGGCGTCGCCGTGCTGGTGGTGGCCTGTCCCTGCGCCCTGGGCCTGGCGACGCCCATGGTGCTGGTGGCCGCCGTGGCCGAGTGCGCGAGGCGCGGCATCCTTCTCAAGGGAGGCGACGTGCTCGAGAAGGCGCCCGGCATCAAGGCCCTGGTCCTGGACAAGACCGGGACCCTCACCACCGGCCGGCTCGACTTCACCGGAGTCCGCCTCGCCGCGCCTGAAGGCGAGGCGCTGGCCCTGGCCGCCGCGCTGGAGGAGATCGCCGTGCACCCCCTGGCCGAGCGCATCTTCCGGGAGGGGGCCACCCGCGCCCTGGCCGGGGGCCCCGCCCTGCCCCGGGTGGAGAACCGCGTCAACCACCCCGGCCTGGGCGTCTCCGGCACCCTCGACGGCGAACCGGTCCTGGTGGGCCGCCCCTCCTGGCTTCGGGCCCAGGGCGTCGCCGCCCCCGAGGCCTGGTGGGCCGGGGACGGCCTCGAAGGCTCCCTCGTGATGGTGGCCCGGGACGGGGCGTGCCTGGCCCTGTGGGGCCTGGGGGACAGCCTGCGGCCCGAGGCCCCCGCCGCCGTCGCCGCCCTCCGGCGCATGGGGATCGACTGCTGGCTGGTGAGCGGCGACCGCCTCGAGACCTGCATCAAAGTGGCCGCCCGCGTGGGCATTCCGGAGGACCGGGTCGTGGCTGGCGCCCTACCGATCGAAAAGGGCGAGAAACTGGCGTGGATCCAGCAGAACATCGGACCCGCGGCCATGGCCGGCGACGGCGTGAACGATGCCGTGGCCCTTTCCCAGGCGGACCTGGGCATCGCCATGGGAAGCGGCGCCGGGGTGGCCCTGGAGACCGCGGGCCTGGTGCTGGTCCACCGGGACCTGCGCAGGATCCCGGAGTTCCTCGGACTCGCCCGCCTTGCCATGCGCCGGGTACGGCAGAACCTCGGCTGGGCGATGGTCTACAACGCCATGCTCGTCCCTCTGGCTCTCACGGGCCACATCCACCCGATCCTCGCCGCGACGGCCATGATGGCTTCAAGCATCAGTGTGGTATTGAACAGTGCGAGGAAGCTCTCTTTGGATTCCAGGCCAAGGGATCTCGAGACGGTGGCCTGA
- a CDS encoding carbon-nitrogen hydrolase family protein, with translation MKIHLSRFVCMDVESNLVRMEEEAARAAAGGADLVVFPEGFLHGYRRTLDPALARARFRRVSGDHPRTGFVFGSITEERRNRLTFWEGGAERASYDKVHLFQPNGEFDLWEPGDRYVAVRFRDWTLGLLNCNDLRFPEQARALRLQTRCDALVAPAWWPWRRDHVWRALLQARAIENGVFAVGCCVSASEHPLETFAGAGNHVFDPLGDPVRTLDDHTYLLDASVRDGLLVDPLEMFVDIGKVERF, from the coding sequence ATGAAGATCCACCTGTCCCGGTTCGTGTGCATGGACGTGGAATCCAACCTTGTCCGCATGGAGGAGGAGGCGGCCCGTGCAGCCGCGGGCGGGGCGGACCTGGTGGTCTTTCCCGAGGGCTTCCTCCACGGCTACCGGCGCACCCTGGACCCGGCCCTGGCCCGCGCCCGGTTCCGGCGCGTCTCCGGGGACCACCCCCGCACCGGCTTCGTCTTCGGGTCGATCACGGAGGAGCGGCGCAACCGCCTCACGTTCTGGGAGGGCGGGGCCGAGAGGGCCAGCTACGACAAGGTCCACCTCTTCCAGCCCAACGGGGAGTTCGACCTCTGGGAGCCCGGCGACCGGTACGTGGCCGTGCGGTTCCGCGACTGGACCCTCGGCCTGCTCAACTGCAACGACCTGCGCTTCCCCGAACAGGCCCGGGCGCTGCGCCTCCAGACCCGCTGCGACGCCCTGGTGGCCCCGGCCTGGTGGCCCTGGCGGCGCGACCACGTGTGGCGCGCCCTCCTCCAGGCGCGTGCCATCGAGAACGGCGTGTTCGCGGTGGGCTGCTGCGTGAGCGCCTCGGAGCACCCGCTGGAAACCTTCGCGGGCGCGGGCAACCATGTGTTCGACCCCCTGGGCGACCCGGTGCGCACCCTGGACGACCACACCTACCTGCTGGACGCATCGGTGCGGGACGGGCTCCTGGTGGATCCCCTGGAGATGTTCGTGGACATCGGGAAGGTGGAACGCTTCTAG
- a CDS encoding ATP-binding protein: MGRPAAQENPPVTSDPSPASGPIVVALGSDARSLRLVHAGFRMAREQGRPWVVAHVEVPGWETPEEADQARVWLEEAHELGAEVIWLKGPTVVAGLLMLARKRAPSLIIMGVTRARGPWDRLESSRAKEMLGRNLDVRILPLPLDSAPPVDFAWRNLGDLVGIAGALAVILTMAGLFAAALAVVLGFPAVPAVFALALAFILHRWGRVVGAAATLASFLVYGLFFNRASGMVPVDGWPRFMAFAATVLGAQALVDLVGQLRQETRLGRRREAETVLLMLLGRGLARCSTVQEVAGVLVRRLRSLFQAEAWVLLPAEGDLWTRLPGGGDAPPCAPPSGLLPEFSAAVAREDPLEPFFEPPCSFVPLAGTGGTEGLLQIRLASGGRVPQERWGLLQAFAVQGSLALERIRAVETAHSVRMENETERMRSTLLGAVSHDLRTPLAAIQGAATSLLLPEEALTEASRRDLLMMIREESERLSRLLGNLLDLTRLESGIIRVRKEWQPLDEVVGSTIGRLERQGPVPVRVLLPADLPPVPLDGGLMEQVLQNLLVNARLHAGDGEVLLEAWAAPDSMELAVSDRGPGVPAEYQARIFDKFFRMPGQLRDGGAGLGLAICDAIVKAHGGRIWVEDQEGGGARFRVSLPQDGPPPLLPDPEPVPPEPAP; the protein is encoded by the coding sequence ATGGGCAGACCCGCCGCCCAGGAGAACCCTCCCGTGACCTCCGATCCCAGCCCCGCCTCCGGCCCCATCGTGGTGGCCCTGGGCTCGGACGCGCGGAGCCTGCGGCTGGTGCATGCCGGGTTCCGCATGGCGCGGGAGCAGGGCCGGCCCTGGGTGGTGGCCCACGTGGAGGTGCCGGGGTGGGAGACCCCCGAGGAGGCCGACCAGGCCCGGGTCTGGCTGGAGGAGGCCCACGAGCTGGGCGCCGAGGTCATCTGGCTGAAGGGGCCCACCGTGGTGGCCGGCCTCCTCATGCTGGCCCGCAAGCGCGCGCCTTCGCTCATCATCATGGGCGTGACCCGGGCCCGGGGTCCCTGGGACCGCCTGGAGAGCTCCCGGGCCAAGGAGATGCTCGGGCGCAACCTGGACGTGCGCATCCTGCCGCTGCCGCTGGACTCCGCCCCGCCGGTGGACTTCGCCTGGAGGAACCTCGGAGACCTGGTGGGCATCGCCGGGGCCCTGGCGGTGATCCTCACGATGGCCGGCCTCTTCGCCGCGGCGCTCGCGGTGGTGCTCGGCTTCCCCGCGGTGCCGGCGGTCTTCGCCCTGGCCCTGGCCTTCATTCTCCACCGCTGGGGCCGGGTCGTGGGAGCGGCGGCCACCCTGGCCTCCTTCCTCGTCTACGGTCTCTTCTTCAACCGGGCCTCCGGTATGGTGCCGGTGGACGGCTGGCCCCGCTTCATGGCCTTCGCGGCCACCGTCCTGGGCGCCCAGGCCCTGGTGGACCTGGTGGGCCAGCTGCGCCAGGAGACCCGCCTGGGCCGGCGCCGGGAGGCGGAGACCGTTCTGCTCATGCTCCTGGGGCGGGGACTGGCCCGCTGCTCCACGGTCCAGGAGGTGGCCGGGGTCCTGGTCCGGCGCCTGCGGAGCCTCTTCCAGGCCGAGGCCTGGGTGCTCCTGCCGGCGGAGGGGGACCTCTGGACCCGCCTGCCCGGGGGCGGCGACGCACCGCCCTGCGCGCCGCCCTCCGGGCTCCTGCCGGAATTCAGCGCCGCCGTCGCCCGCGAGGATCCCCTGGAGCCCTTCTTCGAACCGCCCTGCTCCTTCGTGCCCCTCGCGGGCACCGGCGGCACCGAGGGCCTCCTCCAGATACGCCTGGCCTCCGGGGGCCGCGTGCCCCAGGAGCGCTGGGGCCTCCTCCAGGCCTTCGCCGTGCAGGGCTCGCTGGCCCTGGAGCGGATCCGGGCCGTGGAGACCGCCCACAGCGTCCGCATGGAGAACGAGACCGAGCGCATGCGCAGCACCCTGCTGGGGGCGGTCTCCCACGACCTGAGGACGCCGCTGGCGGCCATCCAGGGCGCGGCCACGAGCCTGCTCCTGCCCGAGGAGGCCCTGACCGAGGCCTCCCGGCGCGACCTGCTGATGATGATCCGGGAGGAGAGCGAGCGCCTGTCGCGCCTCCTGGGCAACCTCCTGGACCTCACCCGGCTCGAGAGCGGGATCATCCGGGTGCGCAAGGAATGGCAGCCCCTGGACGAGGTGGTGGGTTCGACCATCGGGCGCCTGGAGCGCCAGGGGCCGGTGCCGGTGCGCGTCCTCCTGCCCGCGGACCTGCCCCCGGTGCCCCTGGACGGGGGGCTGATGGAGCAGGTGCTCCAGAACCTCCTCGTCAACGCCCGGCTCCACGCCGGGGACGGCGAGGTGCTGCTGGAGGCCTGGGCGGCGCCGGATTCCATGGAACTGGCGGTGTCGGACCGGGGCCCCGGCGTCCCGGCCGAATACCAGGCGCGGATCTTCGACAAGTTCTTCCGCATGCCCGGCCAGCTCCGGGACGGCGGCGCGGGCCTGGGGCTGGCCATCTGCGACGCCATCGTGAAGGCCCACGGAGGCCGGATCTGGGTCGAGGACCAGGAGGGCGGCGGGGCCCGGTTCCGCGTCAGCCTGCCCCAGGACGGCCCTCCCCCCCTGCTGCCTGACCCTGAACCCGTGCCGCCGGAGCCCGCCCCGTGA
- a CDS encoding sensor histidine kinase codes for MHSALVLFFNIATIALALAKARDLPEERTGWRIFALGVAVSMLGNALWLVLPIAPGAAAPMRAVAYAATPLSAAILALAVWSWPWRGRDSHRGLNLLGSLVFCLSFLLLPWIRGVWSPVMEGAPPLRIFVITLCSRLVLAGGLASFLVAGDPRRLRGPLGWLLLNCSLLFVQGAFLSHSMARMDVAARSPWFALTPLITGALFLAAYTRHAAEVPTEEARLGNHLPGLLLHVPFLATSTLIVVAIIEGRPPGPGVLLVFLLMTASLVLRQFLLQEQLMASHREMEERVRSRTVELERMQDVVLLNERLNAVVVLGAGLVHDLNKGLGSILSAAEVLQMELERRMKVSGFAVEAIIQAVERSAVLSSRVMDFSRRLQEEGEVRDLRRELGALEGLLKLLVPCGVHLVMQPGQEPAPVRIHTEDLKQILLNLVANARDAMPGGGTIRVAVGKETLTGETYLDVEDTGTGIPEETRARMFEPFFTTKDPGTATGLGLASVKVLLERVQGRVEVSSSMGAGTRFRLLFPAAASVHA; via the coding sequence GTGCATTCCGCGCTGGTGCTGTTCTTCAATATCGCCACCATCGCCCTGGCCCTGGCCAAGGCCCGGGATCTCCCCGAGGAGCGGACGGGATGGCGGATCTTCGCTCTGGGGGTGGCCGTTTCCATGCTCGGCAACGCCCTTTGGCTGGTCCTCCCCATCGCTCCCGGCGCCGCCGCGCCGATGAGGGCCGTGGCCTACGCTGCGACGCCATTGTCGGCGGCCATCCTGGCCCTGGCGGTGTGGAGCTGGCCCTGGCGGGGACGCGACAGCCACCGGGGGCTCAACCTCCTGGGCAGCCTCGTGTTCTGTCTTTCGTTCCTTCTCCTTCCCTGGATCAGGGGCGTCTGGAGTCCGGTCATGGAGGGCGCTCCTCCGCTCCGGATCTTCGTGATCACGCTCTGTTCGAGGCTGGTCCTGGCGGGAGGCCTGGCGTCCTTCCTGGTGGCCGGGGACCCCCGCCGCCTGCGCGGGCCTCTGGGGTGGCTGCTGCTCAACTGCAGCCTCCTGTTCGTGCAGGGCGCCTTCCTGTCCCATTCCATGGCGCGCATGGACGTGGCCGCCAGGTCCCCCTGGTTCGCCCTGACGCCCCTCATCACAGGCGCCCTCTTCCTGGCCGCCTACACGCGCCACGCCGCGGAAGTCCCCACCGAGGAGGCCCGGCTGGGGAACCACCTTCCCGGCCTCCTGCTGCACGTCCCCTTCCTGGCCACCTCCACCCTCATCGTCGTGGCCATCATCGAAGGCAGGCCTCCGGGACCCGGGGTGCTTCTGGTCTTCCTGCTGATGACGGCCTCGCTGGTGCTGCGCCAGTTCCTCCTGCAGGAGCAGCTGATGGCCTCCCACCGGGAGATGGAGGAGCGGGTGCGAAGCCGCACGGTGGAACTGGAGCGCATGCAGGACGTGGTCCTGCTCAACGAGCGCCTGAACGCGGTGGTGGTGCTGGGTGCGGGGCTCGTGCACGACCTGAACAAGGGCCTGGGCTCCATCCTGTCGGCCGCCGAGGTGCTGCAGATGGAACTGGAGCGCCGAATGAAGGTCTCCGGGTTCGCCGTGGAGGCCATCATCCAGGCCGTGGAGCGCTCGGCGGTCCTGTCCTCGCGGGTGATGGACTTCTCCCGGCGGCTGCAGGAGGAGGGGGAAGTGAGGGACCTGCGCCGTGAGCTGGGCGCGCTGGAGGGGCTCCTCAAGCTCCTGGTGCCCTGCGGCGTCCACCTGGTCATGCAGCCCGGGCAGGAACCGGCGCCCGTGCGCATCCACACCGAGGACCTCAAGCAGATCCTGCTGAACCTGGTGGCCAACGCCCGGGACGCCATGCCCGGAGGCGGCACGATCCGGGTGGCGGTGGGCAAGGAGACCCTCACCGGCGAGACGTACCTGGACGTCGAGGACACCGGCACCGGCATCCCCGAGGAGACCCGCGCCAGGATGTTCGAACCCTTCTTCACCACCAAGGATCCCGGCACCGCCACGGGCCTGGGGCTGGCCTCGGTGAAGGTCCTGCTGGAGCGGGTCCAGGGGCGGGTGGAGGTGAGCTCGTCCATGGGCGCGGGCACCCGGTTCCGGCTGCTCTTTCCGGCCGCGGCGTCCGTGCACGCCTAG
- a CDS encoding M13-type metalloendopeptidase, with product MIRAARFLLPCLVAGVLGAQVHGIRTADLDPTTPPCMDFFRYANGGWMRANPVPPDRPSWGALDEMEARVGAVLREALEDAAASGAPEGSVPRQVGDFFTSGMDTDSVARGGLAPLREGLARIDGMGDLAGLGRELARLHLTGARAGFEFTVGPDERRRTVNVAQLAQGGLGMPDRDDYLAEGSREARAAYLDYLARLFTLAGEKPALARAHAGIAFDMERRLAGVSMTQAERRDPMAACRRLSQEDLSALAPRFPWRAYFEAAGIGAREELLVRQPAFLAGLSAMAADTPAPQWRAYLKARLLDASAPFLGGAFEDASFAFHGTRRPPPRWQRVARATDAALGGALGRMYVARTFSPRSRVRAQDLAAQVCVALRERIRDLPGLTPPVRATALDRLDTLAVKVGYPDEWRDEPALKVDRSGYLGNVQRAAAFAFRSQVALVGRPVDGSRWPGSSAAVTARYDARLNELYLPAGLLQPPFFDPRADDASNLGGLGVLIGHELTRDGNLPGPGGLEAAFAALQKGLEGRPRTSVDGFTPEQRFFLAYAQSRRIHAREGAVRDGVNASLAGLPGFAAAFGCGAQGPPRQPPAPPGAR from the coding sequence TTGATTCGCGCGGCACGGTTCCTTCTTCCCTGCCTCGTGGCCGGCGTCCTGGGCGCGCAGGTCCACGGGATCCGCACCGCGGATCTCGACCCGACGACCCCGCCGTGCATGGATTTCTTCCGGTACGCCAATGGCGGCTGGATGAGGGCGAACCCCGTTCCCCCGGACCGCCCTTCCTGGGGCGCCCTCGACGAGATGGAGGCGCGCGTCGGAGCGGTGCTGCGCGAGGCGCTCGAGGACGCCGCAGCCTCCGGGGCCCCCGAGGGCAGCGTTCCCCGGCAGGTGGGGGACTTCTTCACGTCGGGGATGGACACGGACTCCGTCGCCCGGGGGGGCCTGGCGCCCCTGCGGGAAGGACTGGCCCGCATCGACGGCATGGGGGACCTGGCGGGCCTGGGAAGGGAGCTCGCGCGGCTCCACCTCACGGGTGCCCGGGCCGGCTTCGAATTCACGGTGGGTCCTGATGAAAGGCGCAGGACGGTCAACGTCGCGCAGCTGGCCCAGGGCGGGCTGGGGATGCCGGACCGGGACGACTACCTGGCCGAGGGGAGCCGCGAGGCCCGGGCCGCCTACCTCGACTACCTGGCGCGCCTGTTCACCCTTGCGGGCGAGAAGCCCGCCCTGGCGAGGGCCCACGCCGGCATCGCGTTCGACATGGAACGGCGCCTGGCCGGCGTTTCCATGACCCAGGCGGAGCGGCGGGATCCCATGGCCGCCTGCCGCCGGCTGTCCCAGGAGGACCTCTCCGCCCTCGCGCCCCGCTTTCCCTGGCGGGCCTATTTCGAGGCCGCGGGAATCGGCGCCCGCGAGGAGCTCCTGGTGCGCCAGCCGGCGTTCCTGGCCGGGCTCTCGGCCATGGCGGCCGATACGCCCGCGCCCCAGTGGCGGGCGTACCTCAAGGCGCGCCTGCTGGACGCCAGCGCCCCCTTCCTGGGCGGGGCCTTCGAGGACGCCTCCTTCGCCTTCCACGGGACGCGCCGGCCCCCGCCGCGGTGGCAGCGGGTGGCGCGCGCCACGGACGCGGCCCTGGGAGGGGCCCTGGGACGGATGTACGTGGCCCGGACCTTCTCTCCCAGGTCCCGGGTTCGCGCCCAGGACCTGGCGGCCCAGGTGTGCGTCGCGCTCAGGGAGCGGATCCGGGACCTGCCCGGGCTGACTCCGCCCGTCCGCGCGACGGCCCTGGACAGGCTGGACACCCTCGCCGTGAAGGTGGGCTACCCCGACGAATGGCGGGACGAACCGGCCCTGAAGGTGGACCGATCCGGCTACCTTGGCAACGTACAGCGGGCGGCGGCCTTCGCGTTCCGCAGCCAGGTGGCCCTGGTGGGCCGGCCCGTGGACGGATCCCGGTGGCCCGGGTCCTCCGCCGCGGTGACGGCCCGTTACGACGCGCGGCTCAACGAGCTCTACCTGCCCGCGGGGCTCCTCCAGCCGCCCTTCTTCGATCCCAGGGCCGACGACGCGTCGAATCTCGGGGGCCTCGGCGTCCTCATCGGCCACGAGCTCACCCGGGACGGGAACCTCCCGGGCCCGGGCGGCCTGGAGGCCGCCTTCGCGGCGCTGCAGAAGGGCCTGGAAGGCCGGCCGCGGACGTCCGTCGACGGGTTCACCCCCGAGCAGCGCTTCTTCCTGGCCTATGCCCAGAGCCGGCGAATCCATGCGCGGGAGGGGGCGGTGCGGGACGGCGTGAACGCGTCCCTGGCCGGCCTGCCCGGATTCGCGGCAGCCTTCGGGTGCGGGGCCCAGGGGCCCCCGCGCCAACCGCCGGCGCCGCCCGGGGCCAGGTGA